From a single Porites lutea chromosome 10, jaPorLute2.1, whole genome shotgun sequence genomic region:
- the LOC140949867 gene encoding intraflagellar transport protein 81 homolog, protein MSEQLKYIVDELNKEPFKRNYNLISFDSLQPLQLLQVLNDVFAEINPQHKIDLRDEDPEQMAKRMFTFLRILKFKPKTEAGSLSAFRNGLIQGDKLVVYPILQWLFENLAELKKRAYLARYLVKLDVPPDQLADQELYELHENYLEMMEQFKELHKTVEQLRTSGLSTGEMKKDIVNMEDEKEQLHKRIDRMQKKVENVRNYEKMLQAARTLRVEREKEHALAQQKLEQKNQFVHSEQRYQRMQQQLKDLRAQGVGTTGADLIKRLEEENKVNMYLCQEKLPKELEGKKKYAKDLQKVADEPAMGQNDIDELNKRIKQLSAEINSLIEKRMVRNDPIDDKLSLFRQQASIIARKKEAAAEKLQEAMDEVSSAEADYRKKKELLKESEGSEVLKGDEFKRYVNKLRGKSTVYKKKRQELAELRAEYGVLARTEEILKAKDDTFQQQMANLEAKKGVSGFHETQEQLENVSTKKSELDEQKGKTLEDISELVRQLNATIADKKSSLAPIIKELRPMRQKCQEMTGEYEEKKAAYENLAAGLESNMSKLEQEVRVLREEITHEEGRYHYLHCMLKVLEVQQKRIDDELKAYRSADTTDRKKSFREQFTKKIQEQENLGKSLRDRQKAVRENQAPNMKQMKMWSDLAKLLECKRNCMLKQDQENQSGAATLTHQGQDGENLLVL, encoded by the exons ATGAGTGAACAGCTGAAATACATCGTCGACGAACTGAATAAGGAGCCTTTCAAGAGGAATTATAATCTGATAAG ttttgattCTCTTCAACCACTACAGTTACTGCAAGTACTAAATGATGTGTTTGCAGAGATTAATCCTCAG CACAAAATAGATCTTCGTGATGAAGACCCTGAACAAATGGCAAAGAGAATGTTTACATTCTTGAGAATTCTTAAATTCAAGCCAAAAACAGAAGCAGGGAGTCT GAGTGCCTTCCGTAATGGGCTCATCCAAGGAGACAAGCTGGTTGTGTATCCCATTTTACAATGGCTGTTTGAAAACCTGgcagaattaaagaaaagagCTTACCTGGCAAGATACCTTGTTAAGCTTGATGTGCCTCCAGACCAGCTGGCTGATCAGGAACTTTATGAGCTTCATGAAAAT TATTTAGAAATGATGGAACAATTTAAAGAGCTGCACAAGACAGTGGAACAACTAAGGACATCTGGATTATCaacaggagaaatgaaaaag GATATAGTGAATATGGAGGATGAAAAGGAGCAACTTCATAAGAGAATTGACAGGATGCAGAAAAAG gttGAAAATGTGAGGAACTACGAAAAGATGTTACAAGCAGCTCGGACTTTGCGGGTTGAAAGGGAGAAAGAACACGCTCTTGCTCAGCAAAAACTGGAACAGAAAAACCAG TTTGTCCATTCAGAACAGCGTTATCAGCGCATGCAGCAACAATTAAAGGATCTGAGAGCACAGGGCGTTGGCACAACTGGAGCAG ACCTTATAAAGAGGCTggaagaagaaaacaaggttaacATGTATCTTTGTCAAGAAAAACTGCCAAAG GAGCTGGAAGGCAAAAAGAAGTATGCAAAAGATTTGCAGAAGGTTGCAGATGAACCAGCCATGGGACAGAATGACATTGATGAACTCAACAAACGA ATCAAGCAGCTGTCTGCAGAGATCAACTCACTGATTGAAAAAAGGATGGTGAGGAATGACCCCATTGATGACAAGCTGTCCCTTTTCAGACAACAA GCTTCAATAATAGCGCGCAAGAAAGAAGCCGCTGCAGAGAAACTTCAAGAGGCGATGGATGAG GTTTCCAGTGCGGAGGCTGACTACCGGAAAAAGAAGGAACTGCTTAAGGAAAGTGAAGGATCCGAGGTGTTAAAAGGGGACGAG TTCAAGAGGTACGTGAATAAGCTGAGAGGAAAAAGTACTGTGtataaaaagaaacgacaagaG ttGGCAGAGCTTCGTGCTGAGTATGGTGTTCTTGCCAGGACAGAAGAAATCCTTAAAGCGAAGGACGACACATTCCAGCAACAGATG GCGAACCTGGAGGCCAAAAAGGGCGTGTCAGGTTTCCATGAGACACAAGAACAACTGGAAAATGTGTCTACCAAGAAAAGTGAACTAGATGAACAGAAGGGAAAAACACTAGAGGATATCTCTGAACTG GTTCGACAGTTAAATGCCACAATTGCCGATAAGAAGAGCTCTTTGGCTCCAATCATCAAGGAACTGAGGCCTATGAGACAAAAATGCCAG GAAATGACTGGAGAATACGAAGAAAAGAAAGCAGCGTACGAGAATTTAGCTGCAGGACTGGAGAGCAACATGTCAAAATTAGAACAG GAAGTACGTGTACTTCGTGAAGAAATAACCCATGAAGAAGGCCGCTATCATTATTTACACTGCATGTTAAAG GTACTTGAAGTACAACAGAAGCGAATTGACGATGAACTGAAGGCTTACCGTTCCGCGGATACTACAGATCGTAAAAAGTCCTTCAG GGAGCAGTTTACTAAAAAGATtcaagaacaagaaaatttggGAAAG AGTCTGCGCGATAGACAAAAAGCTGTACGAGAAAACCAAGCACCTAACATGAAACAAATGAAGATGTGGAGC GATCTTGCAAAATTGTTAGAGTGCAAGAGAAACTGTATGTTAAAGCAAGACCAAGAAAACCAGAGTGGGGCGGCTACCCTGACACATCAGGGGCAAGATGGAGAAAATTTGTTGGTACTTTGA